In a single window of the Vitis vinifera cultivar Pinot Noir 40024 chromosome 6, ASM3070453v1 genome:
- the LOC132253927 gene encoding copper-transporting ATPase HMA4-like, with product MEINGKDELKLPLLQPLDGVVVTASQPSTIIDKKIKTVMFKIGNIACASCATSIESVLLELNGVESVMVSVLQGQAAVKYIPELITANAIKEAIKDAGFPVDDLPEQEIAVCRLRIKGMACTSCSESVEHALSLVDGVKKAVVGLALEEAKVHFDPSITDFNHIVEAVEDAGFGADVINSGNDVNKVHLKLEGISSEEDINIIQSYLESVEGVNDVEMDLAENKVTVSYDPDLTGPRSLICCIEKAGQGSNFYHATLYSPPRQRETERQQEIWMYRNQFIWSCLFSIPVFIFAMVLPMLHPYGNWLDFKVQNMLTVGMLLRWILCTPVQFIIGRRFYVGSYHALRRRSANMEVLVALGTNAAYFYSVYIVIKALTTDMFEGNDFFETSAMLISFILLGKYLEVVAKGKTSDALAKLTDLAPDTAHLIALDDEDNVISDIEISTQLIQRNDILKIVPGEKVPVDGIVVNGQSHVNESMITGEARPIAKKPGDKVIGGTVNENGCILVKATHVGSETALSQIVQLVEAAQLARAPVQKLADQISRFFVPTVVVVAFITWVAWFTLGELGSYPKHWMPKGMDGFELALQFAISVLVVACPCALGLATPTAVMVATGKGASLGVLIKGGNALEKAHKVKTIVFDKTGTLTVGKPVVVSAVLFSSFSMEEFCDMTTAAEANSEHPLAKAVVEYAKRLRQKFGPQTEQMTDIKEFEVHPGAGVSGKVGDKLVLVGNKRLMQDSSVPVSPEVENHIAETENLARTCVLVAINGKVAGAFAVTDPVKPEAGRVISFLHSMDISTVMMTGDNWATATAIAKEVGIKEVYAETDPLGKAERIKNLQMKGMTVAMVGDGINDSPALVAADVGMAIGAGTDVAIEAADIVLIKSNLEDVITALDLSRKTMSRIRLNYVWALGYNVLAMPVAAGILFPLDGIRIPPWLAGACMAASSVSVVCSSLLLQSYKKPLHVEDARDVSHNSNSK from the exons ATGGAGATCAATGGAAAAGATGAACTTAAGTTGCCTCTGTTGCAGCCTCTGGATGGTGTTGTAGTTACTGCATCTCAACCAAGTACCATCATAGACAAGAAAATTAAGACGGTTATGTTCAAAATAGGGAATATAGCGTGTGCATCTTGTGCAACATCCATAGAATCTGTACTTCTTGAGCTTAATGGGGTTGAGAGTGTTATGGTGTCGGTGCTTCAAGGTCAGGCTGCTGTTAAATACATACCAGAACTCATTACG GCAAATGCAATTAAAGAAGCCATAAAAGATGCAGGTTTTCCAGTTGATGACCTGCCAGAACAAGAAATAGCAGTGTGCCGTCTCAGAATTAAAGGCATGGCATGTACCAGCTGTTCTGAATCGGTTGAACATGCTCTTTCATTGGTTGATGGAGTTAAAAAGGCTGTGGTGGGTCTAGCTCTTGAGGAAGCAAAGGTCCACTTTGATCCAAGCATCACTGACTTCAATCACATTGTTGAAGCAGTAGAGGATGCTGGCTTTGGAGCTGATGTCATAAATTCTGGGAATGATGTGAACAAAGTGCACTTGAAACTTGAGGGGATCAGCTCTGAGGAAGACATAAACATAATTCAATCCTATCTTGAATCAGTAGAAGGAGTGAATGATGTAGAAATGGACTTGGCAGAAAATAAGGTAACTGTCAGCTATGACCCTGACCTTACTGGTCCAAGGTCCCTCATATGTTGCATTGAAAAAGCTGGACAGGGCTCCAATTTTTACCATGCAACCTTGTACAGCCCTCCAAGACAAAGAGAAACAGAACGTCAACAGGAAATTTGGATGTACAGAAACCAGTTTATCTGGAGCTGTCTATTTTCAATTCCAGTATTTATTTTTGCCATGGTACTTCCAATGCTTCATCCTTATGGGAACTGGCTGGACTTCAAAGTTCAAAACATGCTTACAGTTGGGATGCTCTTAAGATGGATCCTTTGCACTCCGGTGCAATTCATCATTGGTAGaag ATTTTATGTGGGTTCATATCATGCATTGAGACGAAGATCTGCTAATATGGAAGTTCTTGTTGCACTGGGCACCAATGCTGCTTATTTTTACTCTGTTTATATAGTAATAAAAGCATTGACTACAGATATGTTTGAAGGAAACGATTTCTTTGAGACTAGTGCAATGTTGATATCCTTTATTCTGCTAGGAAAATATTTGGAGGTTGTAGCTAAGGGGAAAACATCAGATGCCTTAGCAAAGCTGACAGACCTTGCTCCTGATACGGCTCATCTGATAGCATTGGATGATGAAGATAATGTAATATCAGATATCGAAATTAGCACTCAATTGATACAAAGGAATGACATACTCAAGATTGTTCCAGGGGAAAAAGTTCCTGTTGATGGCATTGTTGTAAACGGTCAAAGCCATGTGAATGAGAGCATGATCACTGGAGAAGCAAGGCCAATTGCTAAGAAACCTGGCGATAAG GTTATTGGTGGGACTGTCAATGAGAATGGATGCATACTGGTTAAGGCTACTCATGTTGGATCAGAGACTGCGCTCTCCCAAATTGTTCAACTAGTGGAAGCGGCTCAGCTTGCCAGAGCACCTGTTCAGAAATTAGCTGACCAGATTTCAAGGTTTTTTGTACCTACT GTTGTTGTAGTAGCATTTATAACATGGGTGGCTTGGTTCACCCTAGGAGAACTTGGCAGCTACCCGAAACATTGGATGCCAAAAGGCATGGATGGATTTGAGCTTGCACTGCAGTTTGCAATTTCAGTGCTGGTGGTGGCTTGTCCATGTGCTCTGGGACTAGCAACCCCTACAGCGGTTATGGTGGCCACAGGGAAGGGTGCTTCGCTAGGTGTGCTCATCAAGGGTGGAAATGCACTTGAGAAGGCGCACAAG GTGAAAACAATTGTCTTTGATAAGACAGGGACGCTGACAGTAGGAAAACCAGTGGTTGTTAGTGCAGTGCTCTTTTCCAGTTTTTCGATGGAGGAATTCTGTGACATGACTACTGCTGCAGAG GCAAATAGTGAGCATCCATTAGCAAAAGCTGTAGTGGAGTATGCTAAGAGACTGCGCCAGAAGTTTGGCCCTCAAACGGAACAAATGACAGATATTAAGGAGTTTGAGGTGCACCCAGGAGCTGGGGTTAGCGGAAAAGTTGGTGACAAATTAGTCTTGGTTGGGAACAAGAGGCTTATGCAAGATTCTAGTGTGCCAGTTAGTCCTGAGGTTGAGAACCACATTGCAGAAACTGAGAATCTGGCTCGCACGTGTGTGCTAGTGGCAATTAATGGAAAGGTTGCTGGAGCTTTTGCTGTGACTGATCCAGTGAAGCCGGAGGCTGGGCGTGTAATATCTTTTCTCCACTCGATGGACATCTCAACTGTCATGATGACTGGTGATAACTGGGCTACAGCAACCGCTATAGCAAAGGAGGTTGGAATTAAGGAGGTGTATGCTGAGACAGACCCACTGGGGAAAGCCGAAAGGATTAAAAATTTACAG ATGAAAGGGATGACCGTGGCAATGGTGGGTGATGGAATAAACGATTCCCCAGCTTTGGTTGCAGCTGATGTTGGCATGGCAATTGGTGCAGGGACTGATGTAGCTATAGAAGCAGCTGACATAGTTCTTATCAAGAGCAACTTGGAAGACGTAATCACAGCGTTAGACCTCTCCAGAAAGACAATGTCAAGGATCCGGCTGAACTATGTTTGGGCCCTTGGCTACAATGTGCTCGCCATGCCAGTAGCCGCTGGAATCCTGTTCCCCTTAGATGGAATCCGCATACCACCTTGGCTTGCTGGTGCTTGCATGGCTGCTTCATCCGTGAGCGTGGTTTGCTCTTCTCTCCTGTTGCAGTCTTACAAGAAACCTTTGCATGTTGAAGATGCTCGAGATGTAAGTCACAACTCGAATTCCAAATGA